The following are encoded in a window of Amycolatopsis solani genomic DNA:
- a CDS encoding serine/threonine-protein kinase has protein sequence MTNEPPHVLAGRYEVGPLLGKGATARVHRAVDRELGREVAVKVYDRHAVAVDQLRRARERTLLASIDHPRVVTLYDSGTEGDRPYLVMQLVDGENLAERLLAGPFTTGEVSELGVRLAEALAHVHARGIVHRDLKPANILLGAGGPLITDFGIAHALDSTHITGTGLVTGTAAYLAPEQILGDPAGPAADIYALGLILLECLTAQREFPGTLAESALARLNRAPRVPGSTPEPLAHTLRLMTAKDPADRPGAEQLPRLLREPAAATTAAIATIASAAAVTTASAAGTSANAAVAGTAATAGAPVKPASAWRRALKPTAPGAAAAAAAATAAAADTAATAPATAATDAAATAAPVTPASARRRALTAGGVLATAAAGLLTVVLARPADPASSPAEPAAAAPPSTSAAAPSGVTLPPATAVVVATPQSSKRVSVGVAAAAGPKEQPGKGPAKREGGPPKPDGGPRPEAGKHPGKR, from the coding sequence ATGACGAACGAGCCGCCGCACGTGCTCGCCGGACGCTACGAAGTCGGGCCGTTGCTCGGCAAGGGAGCCACCGCGCGGGTCCACCGGGCCGTCGACCGCGAGCTGGGGCGCGAGGTCGCTGTCAAGGTCTACGACCGGCACGCGGTGGCGGTTGACCAGCTGCGCCGCGCGCGGGAGCGGACCTTGCTGGCCAGCATCGACCACCCCCGGGTGGTGACGCTGTACGACAGCGGCACCGAGGGGGACCGGCCCTACCTGGTGATGCAGCTGGTCGACGGGGAGAACCTCGCCGAGCGCCTGCTGGCCGGGCCGTTCACCACCGGCGAAGTGAGCGAGCTGGGGGTCCGGCTGGCGGAGGCGCTGGCCCACGTCCACGCCCGGGGCATCGTGCACCGCGACCTGAAACCCGCGAACATCCTCCTCGGTGCCGGCGGCCCGCTGATCACCGACTTCGGCATCGCGCACGCGCTGGACTCCACGCACATCACCGGCACCGGCCTGGTCACCGGCACCGCCGCCTACCTGGCACCGGAGCAGATCCTGGGCGACCCCGCCGGCCCGGCGGCCGACATCTACGCGCTCGGCCTGATCCTCCTGGAGTGCCTGACCGCCCAGCGCGAGTTCCCCGGCACACTGGCGGAGTCGGCACTGGCCCGGCTGAACCGCGCGCCCCGCGTTCCCGGCAGCACTCCCGAACCGCTCGCGCACACGCTGCGCCTGATGACCGCCAAGGATCCCGCGGACCGGCCGGGGGCCGAGCAGCTGCCGCGGTTGCTGCGCGAGCCCGCCGCTGCGACCACCGCAGCCATCGCGACCATTGCGTCCGCCGCCGCCGTGACCACTGCGTCTGCCGCCGGCACCTCGGCCAATGCGGCCGTCGCCGGCACTGCCGCCACCGCGGGCGCGCCCGTCAAGCCGGCGTCCGCGTGGCGGCGGGCGTTGAAACCCACTGCGCCCGGCGCCGCCGCAGCGGCGGCTGCGGCCACCGCCGCCGCTGCGGACACCGCGGCCACTGCGCCCGCCACCGCAGCCACCGACGCCGCCGCCACCGCCGCGCCCGTCACTCCGGCGTCCGCGCGGCGCCGGGCGTTGACCGCCGGCGGTGTCCTCGCCACCGCGGCGGCCGGGCTGCTCACGGTGGTGCTCGCCCGGCCCGCCGACCCCGCAAGCTCCCCGGCCGAGCCGGCCGCGGCCGCCCCGCCCAGTACGTCCGCCGCGGCGCCGTCGGGGGTCACCTTGCCGCCTGCGACCGCCGTCGTCGTGGCTACGCCGCAATCCTCGAAGCGGGTGTCGGTGGGCGTGGCCGCCGCCGCGGGGCCGAAGGAGCAGCCGGGCAAGGGGCCGGCCAAGCGCGAAGGCGGCCCGCCCAAGCCGGACGGCGGCCCGCGCCCCGAGGCAGGGAAACACCCCGGGAAGCGCTGA
- a CDS encoding TetR/AcrR family transcriptional regulator: MATPDDGTRPVSGGAVLRRQVTDAITDAAFAELADTGYARTSMDAVARRAGVGKAALYRRWPSKQAMLAELIREKVAGALPPTPDTGALRGDLRELFATFRGQLAHPLITRIGAGLLAEAAYDETLAEVLQTGVAEPRRAAAQAVLRNAIDRGELPPGLDPELGTDLLIAPLAFRMLVVKGPSDDEYLEALARAVEAALKAAG; encoded by the coding sequence ATGGCGACGCCCGACGACGGAACCCGGCCGGTGAGCGGCGGGGCGGTGCTGCGCCGTCAGGTGACCGACGCCATCACCGACGCCGCGTTCGCCGAGCTCGCGGACACGGGATACGCCCGGACGTCGATGGACGCGGTCGCCCGGCGCGCCGGGGTGGGCAAGGCCGCGCTCTACCGGCGGTGGCCGTCGAAGCAGGCGATGCTCGCCGAGCTGATCCGGGAGAAGGTCGCCGGCGCGCTCCCGCCCACCCCGGACACCGGCGCCTTGCGCGGCGACCTGCGCGAGCTGTTCGCCACCTTCCGCGGCCAGCTGGCCCACCCGCTCATCACGCGGATCGGGGCCGGGCTGCTGGCCGAAGCCGCGTACGACGAGACCCTCGCCGAGGTGCTGCAGACCGGAGTGGCGGAACCGCGCCGAGCGGCGGCGCAGGCGGTCCTGCGGAACGCGATCGACCGCGGCGAGCTGCCGCCCGGCCTCGACCCGGAGCTCGGCACCGACCTGCTGATCGCGCCGCTCGCCTTCCGGATGCTGGTGGTCAAGGGCCCCAGCGACGACGAGTACCTGGAAGCACTGGCGCGAGCGGTCGAAGCGGCCCTGAAGGCGGCCGGCTGA
- a CDS encoding alpha/beta hydrolase family protein, giving the protein MKFLFDDPSFSFEALRAAGYLAYAGADLGEVLVTCREIPEGDEAAWSAQWAATAARIEGIGRDALAAGHRVSAREALLRASNYYRVADFYRRDDPEHDPESARLAKASQRTFADAAPLLDTPVRALTIPYEGTTLPAYLFLADGSGTPRPTVLFHGGFDSTLEESYFAIAAAALRRGYHVLAFDGPGQGAPLRRGLRFRPDWEAVVTPAVDLARTLPEVDDEKIALIGMSMGGYLAARAAAFEHRLAACVLYDGVYDLHEPFTAVTGFEHDTQARWIVRNGKWTFGLSTFDDVAEATRAYTMAGIAGRITCPTLVLDAENDQFFRGQPQRLLDELTCEKELIFFREDEGGGEHCHEGALFLFHQRTFDWLDTVLGR; this is encoded by the coding sequence ATGAAGTTCCTCTTCGACGACCCGTCCTTCTCCTTCGAAGCCCTGCGCGCCGCCGGCTACCTCGCCTACGCCGGCGCCGACCTCGGCGAAGTGCTGGTGACCTGCCGCGAGATCCCGGAAGGCGACGAAGCCGCCTGGTCCGCCCAGTGGGCCGCGACCGCCGCGCGGATCGAGGGCATCGGCCGCGACGCCCTCGCCGCCGGGCACCGGGTCAGCGCCCGCGAGGCCCTGCTGCGGGCCTCCAACTACTACCGCGTCGCCGACTTCTACCGCCGCGACGACCCCGAGCACGATCCCGAGTCCGCGCGGCTCGCGAAGGCGTCCCAGCGGACCTTCGCCGACGCCGCCCCGCTGCTGGACACCCCGGTCCGCGCGCTGACCATCCCGTACGAGGGCACCACCCTGCCCGCGTACCTCTTCCTCGCCGACGGCTCCGGCACCCCGCGCCCGACCGTGCTCTTCCACGGCGGCTTCGACTCCACCCTGGAGGAGAGCTACTTCGCCATCGCCGCGGCCGCGCTGCGGCGCGGGTACCACGTGCTCGCCTTCGACGGCCCCGGCCAGGGCGCCCCGCTCCGCCGCGGCCTGCGGTTCCGGCCCGACTGGGAAGCCGTGGTCACCCCGGCCGTCGACCTCGCCCGCACCCTGCCCGAGGTCGACGACGAGAAGATCGCGCTGATCGGGATGAGCATGGGCGGCTACCTCGCCGCCCGAGCGGCCGCGTTCGAGCACCGGCTCGCGGCCTGCGTGCTCTACGACGGCGTCTACGACCTGCACGAGCCCTTCACCGCCGTCACCGGGTTCGAGCACGACACCCAAGCCCGCTGGATCGTCCGCAACGGCAAGTGGACCTTCGGTCTGTCCACGTTCGACGACGTGGCCGAGGCGACGCGCGCCTACACCATGGCCGGGATCGCGGGGCGCATCACCTGCCCCACCCTCGTCCTCGACGCCGAAAACGACCAATTCTTCCGAGGCCAGCCCCAGCGCCTGCTCGACGAGCTGACGTGCGAGAAGGAGCTGATCTTCTTCCGCGAGGACGAAGGCGGCGGCGAACACTGCCACGAAGGCGCGCTGTTCCTGTTCCACCAGCGCACGTTCGACTGGCTCGACACCGTCCTCGGCCGCTGA
- a CDS encoding catechol 1,2-dioxygenase, which translates to MNEPPERLRVVFADLRRAIDDVILKHQVTLDELLGAADWLRQVADADELPSASILFFKTVQRGTAGASYAHPEKDGASHWEMEGPAHRPGAPVLRSPAVLPMRPDEPGEPLVVSGIVRTTTGDLLPGAALEIWQIDANDVYSGLTAADFAPLDIPNDATGVPADNLRARIIADDRGHYEFRTVMPGVETFGLATQSPLATLTRALKLDGRRPRHIHAIVSAAGCLPLTTQIYFDGDPLVESTIEGAVPAEAVKTTTLREDHGARGLAGPYRALTYDFVLRPGT; encoded by the coding sequence GTGAACGAGCCGCCGGAACGGCTGCGTGTCGTGTTCGCCGATCTGCGCCGCGCGATCGACGACGTCATCCTGAAGCACCAGGTCACCCTCGACGAACTGCTCGGCGCCGCCGACTGGTTGAGGCAGGTCGCCGACGCCGATGAACTGCCGTCGGCGAGCATCCTCTTCTTCAAGACCGTCCAAAGAGGAACCGCGGGCGCGAGCTACGCCCACCCGGAAAAGGACGGCGCGAGCCATTGGGAGATGGAAGGTCCCGCCCATCGGCCCGGGGCGCCCGTCCTGCGCAGTCCCGCCGTGCTGCCCATGCGGCCGGACGAGCCCGGCGAACCGCTCGTCGTGTCCGGAATCGTGCGCACCACCACCGGCGACCTGCTGCCCGGTGCGGCCCTCGAGATCTGGCAGATCGACGCGAACGACGTCTACTCCGGACTGACCGCCGCCGACTTCGCGCCGCTGGACATCCCCAACGACGCCACCGGTGTCCCCGCCGACAACCTGCGCGCCAGGATCATCGCCGACGACCGCGGCCACTACGAGTTCCGCACGGTCATGCCCGGTGTCGAGACCTTCGGCCTCGCCACGCAGAGCCCGCTGGCGACGCTGACGCGAGCTTTGAAGCTCGACGGCCGCCGCCCCCGGCACATCCACGCGATCGTCAGTGCCGCGGGGTGCCTGCCGTTGACCACCCAGATCTACTTCGACGGCGATCCCCTGGTCGAAAGCACCATCGAAGGCGCTGTGCCCGCCGAGGCGGTCAAGACGACGACCCTCCGCGAGGACCACGGCGCCCGCGGCCTGGCGGGGCCCTACCGCGCGCTCACGTACGACTTCGTCCTGCGCCCCGGCACCTGA
- a CDS encoding amidohydrolase family protein — protein sequence MRLYALEEHFLTTEVAEAWRRHDPRPAEPMMNRALGGEVLPALLDVGAGRIAAMDDAGIDTAVLSLTTPGLQNLPAAEAAALQAAVNDGLAEAVRRHPGRLQGFATLATPSPAAAATELRRAVTELGFAGTLVNARSGGRALDAPEFWDIYEAAEDLRAPVYLHPRAPAPGVVDAYYRGFGEPVDGMLATGAFGWHYDAGLTVLRMILAGVFDRFPGLQVILGHWGEVVLFYLDRVAAMDDLAGLRCPIAEYFRTNVFVTPGGISSHKYLRWSLETVGAERIMYASDHPFNRERAGSARAFVDSAPVGDAERELIAYRNWEKLVAGIRRH from the coding sequence ATGCGGCTTTACGCATTGGAAGAGCACTTCCTCACCACCGAAGTGGCCGAGGCCTGGCGGCGGCACGATCCGCGGCCGGCCGAGCCGATGATGAACCGGGCTCTCGGCGGGGAAGTCCTGCCCGCGCTGCTCGACGTCGGAGCCGGGCGGATCGCGGCCATGGACGACGCCGGCATCGACACCGCGGTCCTGTCCCTGACGACGCCCGGCCTGCAGAACCTGCCCGCCGCGGAGGCGGCCGCCCTCCAGGCGGCCGTGAACGACGGCCTCGCGGAAGCGGTCCGCCGTCACCCCGGGCGCCTGCAGGGGTTCGCGACGCTGGCCACGCCGTCGCCGGCGGCCGCGGCCACCGAACTGCGGCGCGCGGTCACCGAACTCGGCTTCGCGGGCACGCTGGTGAACGCGCGCTCCGGCGGCCGCGCCCTGGACGCGCCGGAGTTCTGGGACATCTACGAGGCCGCCGAAGACCTGCGCGCGCCGGTCTACCTGCACCCCCGCGCGCCGGCACCCGGCGTCGTCGACGCGTACTACCGCGGGTTCGGCGAGCCGGTGGACGGCATGCTGGCCACCGGCGCGTTCGGCTGGCACTACGACGCCGGCCTGACCGTCCTGCGGATGATCCTCGCCGGCGTCTTCGACCGGTTCCCCGGCCTGCAGGTCATCCTGGGGCACTGGGGCGAAGTCGTGCTGTTCTACCTCGACCGCGTCGCCGCGATGGACGACCTCGCTGGCCTACGCTGCCCGATCGCGGAGTACTTCCGCACCAACGTGTTCGTCACTCCCGGCGGCATCTCCAGCCACAAGTACCTGCGGTGGAGCCTCGAAACGGTGGGCGCGGAGCGGATCATGTACGCCTCCGACCACCCGTTCAACCGGGAGCGCGCCGGGTCGGCACGGGCCTTTGTGGACAGTGCGCCCGTCGGCGACGCCGAGCGCGAGCTCATCGCGTACCGGAACTGGGAAAAGCTCGTCGCCGGCATCCGGCGGCACTGA
- a CDS encoding NADPH-dependent FMN reductase, translating to MSDLKLAVILGSTRPGRNGAAVADWVLTRAKERTGADYELIDLLDHPLPHLDEPVPASAGRYAGEHTRAWAATIAKFDGFVFVTPEYNHSTSAVLKNAIDYLYREWNDKAAAFVSYGSLGGARAIEHLRAICSELRIAHVRQQLSFSLLTDFRDFTTFTPAAAHDQAATILFGQLESWAGALKAVRD from the coding sequence ATGAGCGACCTGAAGCTCGCCGTCATCCTCGGCAGCACCCGCCCCGGCCGCAACGGCGCCGCCGTGGCCGACTGGGTCCTGACCAGGGCCAAGGAACGCACCGGCGCCGACTACGAGCTGATCGACCTGCTCGACCACCCGCTGCCCCACCTGGACGAGCCCGTCCCCGCCAGCGCGGGCCGGTACGCCGGCGAGCACACCCGGGCCTGGGCCGCCACCATCGCGAAGTTCGACGGCTTCGTCTTCGTCACCCCCGAGTACAACCACTCGACGTCCGCGGTGCTGAAGAACGCCATCGACTACCTCTACCGCGAATGGAACGACAAGGCCGCCGCCTTCGTCTCCTACGGCTCGCTCGGCGGCGCCAGGGCGATCGAGCACCTGCGCGCGATCTGCAGCGAACTGCGGATCGCCCACGTCCGCCAGCAGCTGTCCTTCTCGCTGCTCACCGACTTCCGGGACTTCACCACCTTCACGCCCGCGGCCGCGCACGACCAGGCCGCCACGATCCTGTTCGGCCAGCTCGAATCCTGGGCCGGCGCGCTCAAAGCCGTCCGGGACTGA
- a CDS encoding MarR family winged helix-turn-helix transcriptional regulator, whose amino-acid sequence MPAPNDEPRWLTDDQLAAWRGFVKLLQRLPAALETQLQQDAKLSLIEYHVLAHLSDQPGRRLRMSELAALASTELSRLSHLIGRLENRGFVAREPDPENGRYTLAVLTEAGYAHLVDAAPAHVARVLDLFVDALGANELRTLHRISGKVLDRIEQAEEHHMSR is encoded by the coding sequence ATGCCTGCCCCGAACGACGAGCCGCGCTGGTTGACCGACGACCAGCTGGCGGCGTGGCGCGGGTTCGTGAAACTGCTCCAGCGGCTGCCCGCGGCCCTGGAAACCCAGCTCCAGCAGGACGCCAAGCTCAGCCTGATCGAGTACCACGTCCTGGCGCACCTGTCCGACCAGCCCGGGCGCCGCTTGCGGATGAGCGAACTCGCCGCACTGGCCAGCACGGAGCTGTCCCGCCTGTCCCACCTGATCGGCCGGCTCGAGAACCGCGGCTTCGTGGCGCGCGAGCCGGATCCGGAGAACGGGCGCTACACGCTCGCCGTGCTGACCGAGGCGGGGTACGCCCACCTCGTCGACGCGGCACCCGCCCACGTGGCGCGGGTACTGGACCTGTTCGTCGACGCCCTCGGCGCGAACGAGCTGCGGACCCTGCACCGGATCTCCGGCAAGGTGCTCGACCGCATCGAGCAGGCCGAGGAACATCATATGTCCCGGTGA
- a CDS encoding FadR/GntR family transcriptional regulator: protein MARSLTDEAIDRIREFVRSGRFPAGSRLPPEHELATELGISRSPTREAVKALELARVLEVRRGDGTFVTSLAPSLLLEGLGTAVSLMQGGTVLELTEVRRLLEPAATGLAATRITEDRLRAVAELLEAMQEAVEDVERLTVLDAAFHREVITAAGNETLTALLDGISSRTLRARIWRGTADRGVTRETLSQHQAIYDALAARDPGVATAAALMHVDTSERWLRAHLAELRTLDGA, encoded by the coding sequence ATGGCGAGGTCCCTGACCGACGAAGCGATCGACCGGATCCGGGAGTTCGTCCGGTCCGGGCGGTTCCCCGCGGGGTCGCGGCTGCCGCCCGAGCACGAGCTCGCCACCGAGCTGGGGATTTCGCGCAGTCCGACCCGCGAAGCCGTGAAGGCGCTCGAGCTGGCCCGGGTGCTCGAAGTGCGCCGCGGCGACGGCACGTTCGTCACGAGCCTCGCGCCCAGCCTGCTGCTGGAAGGTCTCGGCACCGCGGTCTCGCTCATGCAAGGCGGCACGGTGCTCGAGCTGACCGAAGTGCGGCGGCTGCTGGAGCCGGCCGCCACCGGCCTCGCCGCCACCCGGATCACCGAAGACCGGCTGCGCGCGGTGGCCGAGCTGCTCGAAGCGATGCAGGAAGCCGTCGAGGACGTCGAACGCCTGACCGTGCTCGACGCCGCCTTCCACCGCGAGGTGATCACCGCGGCGGGCAACGAAACCCTGACCGCGCTGCTGGACGGCATCTCCTCGCGGACGCTGCGGGCGAGGATCTGGCGCGGCACCGCCGACCGCGGCGTCACGCGGGAAACCCTGTCCCAGCACCAGGCGATCTACGACGCGCTGGCCGCCCGCGACCCCGGCGTGGCCACCGCGGCCGCGCTGATGCACGTGGACACGTCCGAACGCTGGCTGCGCGCCCACCTGGCCGAGCTGCGAACCCTCGACGGCGCCTAG
- a CDS encoding ABC transporter permease has protein sequence MPDSRTALRAEARSEPAATRPPRRIALARVRDFALVPGIVAIAVVGQLVNPVFLQYDNVLNILQTMSEIALLVLAQTLVLVVGKMDLSLESTFGLAPGVAAWLTIGGGHSLGLLPSWTAVPVVLAVGVLVGVLNALLIVRFGLSGFVVTLGMLIVLRGLLTGISGGQTFFGLPDSMLYLGTTPWAGIPASIWICVLLFAGGVVLLGYTRFGRSLYAIGGNEDAAKAAGIRTGRVVWIVLIAASVLAALGGLLLSGRLASVAAAQGNGYIFTVFAAAVIGGVSLNGGRGTLFGAFTGILLLYMIQNVLTLAGVPAQWIGALNGTIILVALVMSRITSGKRQT, from the coding sequence ATGCCTGACAGCCGCACCGCCCTGCGCGCCGAAGCGCGGTCCGAGCCCGCCGCCACCCGGCCGCCGCGGCGGATCGCCCTCGCCCGCGTGCGCGACTTCGCGCTGGTGCCGGGGATCGTCGCGATCGCCGTGGTCGGCCAGCTGGTGAACCCCGTGTTCCTCCAGTACGACAACGTGCTCAACATCCTGCAGACCATGTCGGAGATCGCGTTGCTGGTGCTGGCCCAGACGCTGGTCCTGGTCGTCGGCAAGATGGACCTCTCGCTGGAGTCGACGTTCGGCCTGGCCCCCGGCGTCGCGGCCTGGCTGACGATCGGCGGCGGTCACTCGCTCGGCCTGCTGCCCTCGTGGACGGCGGTGCCGGTGGTGCTCGCGGTCGGCGTCCTGGTCGGGGTGCTCAACGCGCTGCTGATCGTCCGGTTCGGACTGAGCGGGTTCGTGGTCACCCTCGGCATGCTGATCGTGCTGCGCGGCCTGCTGACCGGGATCTCCGGCGGTCAGACGTTCTTCGGCCTGCCCGATTCGATGCTCTACCTCGGCACCACGCCGTGGGCGGGGATCCCGGCGTCGATCTGGATCTGCGTGCTGCTGTTCGCCGGCGGGGTCGTGCTGCTCGGCTACACCCGCTTCGGCCGCAGCCTCTATGCGATCGGCGGCAACGAGGACGCGGCGAAAGCCGCGGGCATCCGGACCGGGCGCGTCGTGTGGATCGTCCTGATCGCGGCGAGCGTGCTGGCCGCGCTCGGCGGGCTGCTGCTCTCGGGCCGGCTGGCTTCGGTGGCCGCGGCGCAGGGCAACGGGTACATCTTCACGGTGTTCGCCGCGGCGGTGATCGGCGGCGTCAGCCTGAACGGCGGCCGGGGCACGCTTTTCGGTGCCTTCACGGGGATCCTGCTGCTGTACATGATCCAGAACGTGCTCACGCTGGCCGGCGTGCCCGCGCAGTGGATCGGCGCGCTCAACGGCACGATCATCCTGGTCGCGCTGGTGATGTCCCGCATCACCAGCGGCAAGCGGCAGACCTAG
- a CDS encoding sugar ABC transporter ATP-binding protein → MGAVPVVQARQVVKRYGATVALDHADLTVLPGQTHALVGRNGAGKSTLVSVLTGLTAPDSGSVRLNGEPAPGLSDRDTWRSLAACVYQRSTIIPDLSVAENLFLNRQETLRGFVRWSAVRRAATELLGRWSVDVDVRRPAGELGVEQRQFVEIARALSFGARFVILDEPTAQLDGGAITRLFGHIADLQRHGVTFLFISHHLQEVYEICDTVTVFRDARHVLTAPVAELPKAELVAAMTGENAVVAEERASSSRSGSAPVLEVRGLSLAPAFEDVSFAVAPGEIVGLAGAGGSGKTEVAETLTGLREADSGTVLVGGHRPRPGDVPAALAAGLGFVPEDRHRQGLVPGMSVADNTTLSVLDRLGPGVFVRPALRDRLAGTMIDRLEVKTPGPDLAVSALSGGNQQKVVLARALAGDPRVLVLITPTAGVDVRSKEFLLGKVAEAAAGGTGVLIASDELDDLRLCDRVLVLVHGRLTAEMPAGRPDREVVAAMEGVDLDA, encoded by the coding sequence ATGGGTGCGGTGCCGGTCGTGCAAGCGCGGCAGGTGGTCAAGCGCTACGGCGCCACGGTCGCACTGGACCACGCGGATCTCACCGTCCTGCCAGGACAGACGCACGCGCTCGTCGGCCGCAACGGTGCCGGGAAGTCGACGCTCGTCTCCGTCCTCACCGGCTTGACCGCACCGGATTCCGGCTCGGTGCGGCTGAACGGCGAGCCGGCGCCGGGACTGTCCGATCGGGACACCTGGCGGTCGCTGGCCGCCTGCGTGTACCAGCGCTCGACGATCATCCCGGACCTTTCGGTGGCGGAGAACCTGTTCCTGAACCGGCAGGAGACGCTGCGCGGGTTCGTCCGCTGGTCCGCGGTGCGCCGGGCGGCCACCGAGCTGCTCGGACGCTGGTCGGTGGACGTCGACGTGCGCCGCCCGGCGGGTGAGCTCGGGGTCGAGCAGCGGCAGTTCGTCGAGATCGCGCGGGCGCTGTCCTTCGGCGCGCGGTTCGTCATCCTCGACGAGCCGACCGCGCAGCTGGACGGCGGCGCCATCACCCGGCTGTTCGGCCACATCGCCGACCTGCAGCGCCACGGCGTGACCTTCCTGTTCATCAGCCACCACCTGCAGGAGGTCTACGAAATCTGCGACACGGTCACGGTCTTCCGCGACGCCCGGCACGTGCTGACCGCGCCGGTCGCCGAGCTGCCGAAGGCGGAGCTCGTCGCGGCGATGACCGGGGAGAACGCCGTCGTGGCCGAAGAACGCGCGTCGTCGTCGCGCTCCGGCTCGGCACCCGTGCTCGAAGTGCGCGGGCTGAGCCTCGCTCCCGCGTTCGAAGACGTCTCCTTCGCCGTCGCGCCGGGGGAGATCGTCGGCCTGGCCGGGGCCGGGGGCAGCGGCAAGACCGAGGTCGCCGAGACGCTGACCGGGCTGCGGGAAGCCGATTCGGGCACCGTCCTCGTCGGCGGCCACCGCCCGCGCCCCGGCGACGTCCCGGCGGCCCTCGCCGCCGGCCTCGGCTTCGTCCCGGAAGACCGCCACCGCCAAGGGCTCGTGCCCGGGATGTCGGTCGCGGACAACACGACCCTGTCCGTCCTGGACCGGCTCGGCCCAGGCGTCTTCGTCCGGCCCGCTCTCCGCGACCGGCTGGCCGGGACGATGATCGACCGGCTGGAGGTGAAGACGCCCGGGCCGGACCTGGCGGTGTCGGCGCTCTCCGGCGGCAACCAGCAGAAGGTCGTCCTGGCCCGTGCCCTCGCCGGCGATCCTCGCGTGCTGGTGCTGATCACCCCGACCGCGGGGGTGGACGTGCGGTCGAAGGAGTTCCTCCTCGGCAAGGTGGCCGAAGCCGCCGCCGGGGGCACCGGGGTGCTGATCGCGTCGGACGAGCTGGACGACCTGCGGCTCTGCGACCGCGTGCTCGTGCTGGTCCACGGACGGCTCACCGCCGAAATGCCCGCCGGCCGGCCGGACCGCGAGGTCGTGGCCGCCATGGAAGGAGTCGACCTCGATGCCTGA
- a CDS encoding sugar ABC transporter substrate-binding protein, producing MKIRYLCSAAVVAAGLLAGCGSGGTAASGATVVGVDYPRSDTDFWNAYIKYVPRFAGQLGLDLKTTNSQNDVATLTANVQTMISQGVKGVVMAPQDTAAIIPTLQQLAGKKIPVVSVDTRPDQGTVYMVVRADNRAYGEKACRFLGTKLGGQGKVVMLQGDLASINGRDRTEAFNDCMKQNFPGVTVFGEATNWDAGTAAQKLQTRLTANPDIKGVYMQSSFALSGTLQLLKQRGLLVPAADPKHVFVVSNDGIPEELEKIRAGEMDATVSQPADLFAKYALQYVKDAIAGQQPVPGKTDHDSTIVAVRDGLMEDQLAAPLVTADGASFGPVASVKVDDQSLWGNSKS from the coding sequence ATGAAGATCCGCTACCTGTGCTCGGCCGCGGTCGTCGCGGCCGGCCTGCTCGCCGGCTGCGGCAGCGGGGGCACCGCCGCGTCCGGGGCAACCGTCGTCGGCGTGGACTACCCCCGCTCGGACACCGACTTCTGGAACGCCTACATCAAGTACGTGCCCCGGTTCGCGGGCCAGCTCGGCCTCGACCTCAAGACCACCAACTCGCAGAACGACGTCGCCACGCTGACCGCCAACGTGCAGACGATGATCAGCCAGGGCGTCAAGGGTGTCGTGATGGCACCGCAGGACACCGCGGCGATCATCCCGACGCTGCAGCAGCTGGCGGGCAAGAAGATCCCGGTCGTGTCCGTCGACACCCGGCCCGACCAGGGCACCGTCTACATGGTCGTGCGGGCGGACAACCGCGCCTACGGCGAAAAGGCGTGCCGGTTCCTCGGCACCAAGCTCGGCGGCCAGGGCAAGGTCGTGATGCTGCAAGGCGATCTGGCGTCGATCAACGGGCGCGACCGCACCGAGGCGTTCAACGACTGCATGAAGCAGAACTTCCCCGGTGTCACAGTGTTCGGCGAAGCCACCAACTGGGACGCCGGCACCGCGGCCCAGAAGCTCCAGACGCGGCTGACCGCGAACCCGGACATCAAGGGCGTCTACATGCAATCCAGCTTCGCGCTTTCGGGGACGCTGCAGCTGCTGAAGCAACGCGGCCTGCTCGTGCCGGCCGCCGACCCGAAGCACGTGTTCGTCGTGTCCAACGACGGGATCCCCGAGGAGCTCGAGAAGATCCGGGCGGGTGAGATGGACGCGACCGTGTCCCAGCCCGCCGACCTGTTCGCGAAGTACGCGCTGCAGTACGTCAAGGACGCCATCGCGGGCCAGCAGCCGGTGCCGGGCAAGACCGACCACGACAGCACCATCGTGGCCGTCCGCGACGGCCTGATGGAGGACCAGCTGGCCGCGCCCCTGGTCACCGCGGACGGCGCGAGCTTCGGGCCGGTCGCCAGCGTGAAGGTCGACGACCAGTCGTTGTGGGGCAACAGCAAGAGCTGA